The proteins below are encoded in one region of Sphaerodactylus townsendi isolate TG3544 linkage group LG06, MPM_Stown_v2.3, whole genome shotgun sequence:
- the LOC125434649 gene encoding olfactory receptor 5B12-like, whose protein sequence is MGVKNQTQVVEFVFLGFSGIPNGHIYLFLVFLAIYLVTVLGNLMIFAMIQLDSRLHTPMYYFLSHLSCLDICLSSVTVPKILVNFLYQRQTISYNQCMAQMFFLMSFTGTEAAMLANMAYDRYAAICKPLHYSCLMNTKVCTVLAFATWVWGFLDAAFHTALSSRLDFCGVNQIHHIFCDLPPLMKIACNDARINEVAIRIASLIVGGGPLVFIVFSYVFILSSILKIRSTTGKRKAFSTCASHIIVVFIYYGNGLLNYERPKAGYSLATDTLVSTMYCVITPMLNPLIYSLRNKEVKAALKKAVESWRKSKHHHSKS, encoded by the coding sequence ATGGGAGTGAAAAATCAGACGCAAGTGGTGGAATTTGTCTTCCTGGGTTTCTCTGGCATTCCAAATGGCCACATCTACCTCTTCCTGGTATTCTTAGCCATCTACTTGGTCACTGTGCTGGGGAACCTCATGATATTTGCTATGATTCAACTGGATTCCAGACTCCACACCCCCATGTATTATTTCCtcagccacctctcctgcttAGATATCTGCCTCTCCTCGGTCACCGTCCCCAAAATCCTGGTGAACTTCTTGTACCAACGACAGACGATCTCCTACAACCAGTGCATGGCCCAGATGTTCTTCCTGATGTCTTTCACTGGGACAGAGGCTGCAATGTTGGCCAACATGGCCTACGACCGCTATGCTGCCATCTGTAAACCTTTGCATTACTCCTGCCTCATGAACACCAAGGTGTGCACCGTACTGGCCTTTGCCACTTGGGTCTGGGGCTTCCTAGACGCCGCTTTTCATACAGctctcagctccaggttggaCTTCTGTGGAGTCAACCAGATTCATCACATCTTCTGCGATCTCCCTCCACTGATGAAAATTGCTTGTAATGATGCACGCATCAACGAAGTGGCAATCCGCATAGCAAGCCTTATTGTGGGTGGGGGGCCCCTTGTGTTCATCGTTTTCTCATACGTCTTCATCCTGTCCTCCATCTTGAAGATCCGTTCCACCACTGGCAAACGCAAAGCTTTCTCCACCTGTGCTTCACATATCATTGTTGTCTTCATTTACTATGGGAATGGGTTACTGAACTACGAGAGGCCAAAGGCTGGTTACTCTTTGGCGACGGACACTTTGGTCTCCACCATGTACTGCGTGATCACCCCAATGTTGAACCCCCTCATCTACAGCCTCCGCAACAAGGAGGTGAAGGCGGCCCTCAAGAAGGCAGTGGAAAGCTGGCGGAAGTCTAAGCATCACCACTCTAAAAGCTAG
- the LOC125434650 gene encoding LOW QUALITY PROTEIN: olfactory receptor 5V1-like (The sequence of the model RefSeq protein was modified relative to this genomic sequence to represent the inferred CDS: deleted 2 bases in 1 codon) yields the protein MGCGSPIMVNLLLQQQTISYNQCMAQLFFLVSFMGAEAALLAVMAYDRYAAICKPLHYSRLMNTKVCTVLAFATWIWGFLDSALHTALSSRLDFCGVNQIHHILCDIPPLMKMACSDTHINELAVHILGLFMGGGPFLFTPAPYVFILSSILKIQSTTGKRKAFSTCASHLIVVSIYYGNALLNYQRPSAGYSLATGTLLSIMFCVITPMLNPIIYSLRNKEVKGALKKAVEIWRPSKHHHSLC from the exons ATGGGGTGTGGGAGTCCA ATCATGGTGAACCTCCTGCTCCAACAACAGACCATCTCCTACAACCAGTGCATGGCCCAGCTGTTCTTCTTGGTCTCTTTCATGGGAGCAGAGGCTGCACTGCTAGCTGTCATGGCTTACGACCGCTATGCTGCCATCTGCAAACCTCTGCATTACTCCCGCCTCATGAACACCAAGGTGTGCACCGTACTGGCTTTTGCCACGTGGATCTGGGGCTTCCTAGACTCTGCTCTACACACGGCTCTCAGTAGCAGGTTGGACTTCTGTGGAGTCAACCAAATTCACCACATCCTCTGCGATATCCCTCCACTCATGAAAATGGCTTGCAGTGATACACACATCAATGAACTGGCAGTCCACATACTAGGACTTTTTATGGGTGGGGGCCCCTTTCTGTTCACT CCTGCTCCATATGTCTTCATCCTGTCCTCCATCTTGAAGATTCAGTCCACTACTGGCAAGCGCAAAGCCTTTTCCACTTGTGCGTCTCACCTCATTGTTGTCTCCATTTACTATGGGAACGCGCTACTGAACTATCAGAGGCCAAGCGCTGGTTACTCCTTGGCGACTGGCACTTTGCTCTCTATCATGTTCTGCGTAATCACCCCAATGCTGAACCCCATCATCTACAGTCTCCGCAACAAAGAAGTGAAGGGGGCCCTCAAGAAGGCTGTGGAAATCTGGAGGCCCTCTAAACACCATCACTCTCTATGTTAG